From the genome of Bradyrhizobium sp. ORS 278:
CGCTGGTGTCGGCTTATGGCGCCGGCCTGCCGATCGCGCTGAACTGCAACGTCACGCTGATCGATCACAGCGACAAGCGCATCCGGCTCACGACGTCACAGGGCACGCTGACCGCCGACAAGGTCATCGTCACCGTCCCGACCAACCTGATCGCCGACGAAGCGCTCCGCTTCACGCCGGCCTTGCCCGACAAGCTCGCCGCCGCTGCCGGCCTGCCGCTCGGCCTCGACAACAAGGTGACGCTGGCGCTCGATGGCTGGGACCACCTGCCGAAGGATTCCGGCCTGCGCGGCCGCAGCAGTACCGCGCGGGTCGGCAGCCTCCAGCTGCGCCCGTTCGGCCAGCCCTGCATCGAAGGATTCTACGGCGGCAGCTTCGCCCGCGAGATCGAGGCGGCCGGCGAGGGCGCCCTCGCGGCGCAGGCGATCGACGACGTCGCGGCGCTGCTCGGCAACGACATCCGCAGGAGCCTCAAGCCGCTCGCCGAGTCCCGCTGGGGCGCCGACCCGTTCGCCCGCGGCGCCTATTCGCACGCGCTTCCCGGCCATGCCGACAAGCGCGCGTTGCTCGCCGCGCCGGTCGATGATCGGCTCTCCTTCGCCGGCGAGGCGACGCCCCCGGATTTCTTCTCGACCGCCCATGGTGCGCGCGACAGCGGAGAGCGCGCGGCAAGAGAAGCACTCGCTTGGCTAGGCAAGCGATAGTCTATCTATCGTCATTGCAAGCGCCGAGCGCCGCGAAGCAATCCAGAGTCACGCAAGCGGTCAGAGTCCTGGATCGCTTCGCTGCGCTCGCGATGACGGAGTGCGTTGATGCACGCGGATCACTCTCCGCGCCGTCGCCGCCAAGGGCCTCAAGCAAACGTCTCCCCCACCATCCGTAGAAACTCCCGCACGGCCTGGGTCTGATGATGCTCCTTGTGTCGGAGGCTGTAGAAAGGCCGCTTCGCCAGCTCGAGATTGGCGACCGCCAGCAGCCCCGCTTTGACCCCCCGCATCACAACCAGCCTTGACAGCACCGTTATGCCCGCGCCCGCCTCGACAGCGCTGCGGACGGCCTCGTTGGACGGCAGCTCGAACGCCACATCGAGCTCACCGGTACGGAGGCCGAACCGGCCGAGCGCCGCTTCGAGGACGGCGCGCGTGCCGGAGCCCTGCTCGCGCAGCACCCAGCGCGCGGCTTTCAGATTGGCGGCCGACACCGAAGCTCCCCGGCACAACGGATGATCGGCCGGGCCCACCAGCACCATCTCGTCTTCCGCGACCGGCTGCGCCGCGAGCAGGGGATCATCGATATCGCCCTCGACGAAGCCGAGATCGGCTGCGCCCTCGCGGACCCGGTCCGCGACCTGCTCGGTATTACCGATCGACAGCTGCAGCCTGATCGCGGGATGCGCGGCGTTGAAGCGGTGAATGAACGCCGGCAGCCAGTAGCCGGCGATGGTCTGGCTCGCCGCCAGCGCGAGCTGCCCGCGCTTCAGTCCGGCGAGATCGTCGAGCACGGTCTCGGCCGCGGCGGTACGCGCGAGCACCGCCTTGGCTTCGACCAGAAACGCTTTGCCGGCCGCCGTGAGCACGATGCGGCGGCCGACGCGATCGAACAGTCTGGTCTGGTAGCGCGCTTCGAGCGCCGCGACAGCTGCCGATGTCGCCGACTGCGTCAGGTTGAGCTCGCGCGCCGCCTGGGTGACGTGCTCGCGCGTGGCGACCGCAACGAAGATCCGCAACTGCTCGAGCGTCACATCGTCTCCTAGGTCGTCAGC
Proteins encoded in this window:
- a CDS encoding NAD(P)/FAD-dependent oxidoreductase; this translates as MSSLPSSVDIAIIGAGAAGLGAAHALKNAGVSFVVLEGRDRIGGRAHTIMASPEVTFDLGCGWLHSADRNSFVGIAEQLAFTIEKSRPPWRDRAYEAAFSRAERDDFLRALEAFFTRTAATAASGHDAPASVCLEPGNRWNGMIDAICTYLNGCELDQMSLLDFEAYEDTELNWRIRRGYGALVSAYGAGLPIALNCNVTLIDHSDKRIRLTTSQGTLTADKVIVTVPTNLIADEALRFTPALPDKLAAAAGLPLGLDNKVTLALDGWDHLPKDSGLRGRSSTARVGSLQLRPFGQPCIEGFYGGSFAREIEAAGEGALAAQAIDDVAALLGNDIRRSLKPLAESRWGADPFARGAYSHALPGHADKRALLAAPVDDRLSFAGEATPPDFFSTAHGARDSGERAAREALAWLGKR
- a CDS encoding LysR family transcriptional regulator, which translates into the protein MTLEQLRIFVAVATREHVTQAARELNLTQSATSAAVAALEARYQTRLFDRVGRRIVLTAAGKAFLVEAKAVLARTAAAETVLDDLAGLKRGQLALAASQTIAGYWLPAFIHRFNAAHPAIRLQLSIGNTEQVADRVREGAADLGFVEGDIDDPLLAAQPVAEDEMVLVGPADHPLCRGASVSAANLKAARWVLREQGSGTRAVLEAALGRFGLRTGELDVAFELPSNEAVRSAVEAGAGITVLSRLVVMRGVKAGLLAVANLELAKRPFYSLRHKEHHQTQAVREFLRMVGETFA